Proteins from one Pagrus major chromosome 1, Pma_NU_1.0 genomic window:
- the lsm6 gene encoding U6 snRNA-associated Sm-like protein LSm6, giving the protein MSLRKQTPSDFLKQIIGRPVVVKLNSGVDYRGVLACLDGYMNIAIEQTEEYVNGQLKNKYGDAFLRGNNVLYISTQKRKV; this is encoded by the exons ATGAGTTTGAGAAAGCAAACCCCGAGTGACTTTCTGAAGCAGATAATTGGGAGGCCTGTGGTCGTCAAACTGAACTCAGGTGTAGATTACAGAG GTGTCCTGGCCTGCCTGGATGGTTACATGAACATTGCCATAGAGCAGACTGAAGAGTATGTCAATGGACAGCTCAAGAATAAGTACGGAGATGCTTTTCTTAGAGGAAACAATG TCCTGTACATCAGCACCCAGAAGAGGAAAGTGTAG